In Malus sylvestris chromosome 16, drMalSylv7.2, whole genome shotgun sequence, the following are encoded in one genomic region:
- the LOC126606965 gene encoding myosin-8-like isoform X1, with the protein MSTQAANVNLVVGSHVWVEDPEEAWIDGEVVGVNNEEIEINCTSGKTVTVTASSVYPKDPEFPQCGVDDMTKLAYLHEPGVLQNLKSRYTINEIYTYTGSILIAVNPFRRLPHLYDNHMMEQYKGVTLGELSPHPFAIADAAYRQMINEGISQAILVSGESGAGKTESTKMLMRYLAHMGGRAVSEGRSVEQQVLESNPVLEAFGNAKTVRNNNSSRFGKFVELQFDKTGRISGAAIRTYLLERSRVCQVSDPERNYHCFYMLCSAPPEDVEKYKLGNLRTFHYLNQSNCYELDGVDDSKEYLTTRKAMDVVGISSDEQDAIFRVVAAILHLGNVNFAKENETDSSEPKDDKSRFHLKTAAELFMCDEKSLEDSLCKRVIVTRDETITKSLDPDSAAISRDALAKIVYSRLFDWLVNKINNSIGQDPDSKNLIGVLDIYGFESFKTNSFEQFCINLTNEKLQQHFNQHVFKMEQEEYTKEEIDWSYIEFIDNQDILDLIEKKPGGIIALLDEACMFPRSTHETFSQKLYQTFKDHKRFNKPKLSPTDFTICHYAGDVTYQTEFFLDKNKDYVVAEHQALLSASKCSFVSGLFPLLPEESAKQSKFSSIGSQFKQQLQSLLETLSAIEPHYIRCVKPNNQLKPAIFENSAVLQQLCCGGVMEAIRISCAGYPTRKTFAEFTSRFKVLAPEVLNGSVDEVTACKKLLQKVNLKGYQVGKTKVFLRAGQMAELDAYRSEVLERSASIVQRKVRSYLCRKKFVLLQLSAIQVQALCRGQVARRRYENMRREAASVIIQKYGRSYLSRNGYKNLCSSAVSIQTGMRGLAARKELRSRRKTRAATVIQSHCRKHLAHACYLRMKKAAIVWQCGWRQIVARKELRKLKMAAKETGALQEAKNKLEKEVEELSWRLQLEKQMRADMEEAKTKENAKLQSALKEMQLEFQETKSLLMKEREAAATASEEAAKAAEAAAKVAEQVPVVQEVSVVDQEIVNKLTAENEQLKALVDSLEKKIDETKKKFEETSRLSEERLKQATEAESKIIDLKTSMQRLEEKLSDIETEDQILRQQALKMSASMKMSEHLAGIETQPLGNGHHEPLRPTPSKKFGSESFRKSQIERQHEGVDTLMKCVTGNLGFSEGKPVAAITLYKCLLHWKLFEAEKTSVFDRLIQIIGSEIEDQDNNDHMAYWLSNTSTLLFLLQRSLRTAPRKPPTPTSLFGRMTQGFRSSSTNLSVGASDLVRQVEAKYPALLFKQQLTAYVEKIYGIVRDNLKKELSLHLSSCIQAPKTAKSGVSKSPEGSTGNSPQANPWNSIIANLSGFLSTLNENCVPPILVQKIFTQMFSYINVQIFNSLLLRQECCTFNNGQYVKNGLAELELWCNLAKEEYAGSSWDELKYIRQAVGFLVLHQKSRISYDELTNDLCPALSVQQLHRVCTLFLDDDYNSQSVAPDVISSMNFLMTDDSSGEDSSSFLLDDNSSLPFSIEDISGSMQDQSYSDVKPPAELLENPDFHFLQE; encoded by the exons ATGTCCACACAGGCTGCCAATGTCAATTTGGTGGTTGGTTCTCATGTTTGGGTCGAGGATCCTGAGGAAGCCTGGATTGATGGAGAAGTTGTAGGAGTCAATAATGAAGAGATTGAAATAAACTGTACATCAGGGAAGACG GTTACAGTCACAGCATCTAGTGTATACCCAAAGGATCCTGAATTTCCTCAATGTGGTGTAGACGATATGACAAAGTTGGCTTATCTACATGAACCAGGGGTTTTGCAGAATTTAAAAAGTCGATACACTATAAATGAAATATAT ACTTATACAGGAAGTATATTGATAGCTGTGAACCCTTTCCGGAGGTTACCTCATTTATATGATAATCATATGATGGAGCAGTATAAAGGGGTGACTTTAGGTGAGCTGAGTCCACATCCTTTTGCCATTGCTGATGCTGCCTACAG aCAGATGATTAACGAGGGAATAAGCCAGGCAATTTTGGTCAGTGGGGAAAGTGGAGCCGGAAAAACGGAAAGTACAAAGATGCTTATGCGTTATCTTGCCCATATGGGTGGAAGAGCTGTATCTGAGGGGCGGTCTGTGGAACAGCAAGTCCTGGAG TCTAACCCTGTTCTCGAAGCATTTGGTAATGCAAAGACTGTCAGAAACAATAATTCCAG TCGTTTTGGTAAGTTCGTGGAGCTTCAGTTTGATAAAACGGGGAGAATCTCAGGAGCTGCCATTAGAACTTATTTATTGGAGCGATCCCGAGTTTGTCAAGTATCTGATCCAGAGAGAAATTACCATTGCTTTTATATGCTCTGTTCTGCACCTCCAGAG GATGTTGAGAAGTACAAATTGGGAAATCTAAGAACATTTCATTATTTAAATCAGTCAAACTGCTATGAGCTGGACGGGGTGGATGATTCTAAGGAGTACCTCACAACTAGGAAAGCTATGGATGTGGTTGGGATCAGCTCTGATGAGCAG GATGCAATATTTCGTGTTGTAGCTGCAATACTTCATTTAGGCAATGTTAACTTTGCAAAGGAGAATGAAACTGATTCTTCTGAACCCAAGGATGATAAATCTCGGTTCCATCTCAAAACTGCTGCTGAACTTTTCAT GTGTGATGAAAAATCTCTTGAAGATTCTTTGTGCAAACGTGTGATTGTGACCCGTGATGAGACCATAACGAAAAGCTTGGATCCAGATTCTGCAGCCATCAGTAGAGACGCATTGGCCAAAATTGTTTATTCAAGATTATTTGATTG GCTTGTGAACAAGATAAATAACTCTATTGGTCAGGATCCTGATTCCAAAAATTTGATTGGAGTTCTGGATATTTATGGATTCGAGAGTTTCAAGACAAACAG CTTCGAGCAATTTTGTATCAATTTGACAAATGAAAAATTGCAGCAGCATTTCAACCAG CATGTGTTCAAGATGGAGCAAGAAGAATATACTAAAGAAGAAATTGATTGGAGTTACATAGAGTTCATCGATAATCAGGATATTCTTGATCTCATTGAAAAG AAGCCTGGTGGCATCATTGCTCTTCTGGATGAGGCTTG TATGTTCCCAAGATCAACACATGAAACATTTTCACAGAAGCTTTATCAAACTTTCAAAGACCATAAACGTTTTAACAAGCCGAAATTGTCGCCTACCGACTTTACCATTTGCCATTATGCTGGTGAT gttacttatcaaacagAGTTCTTCCTGGATAAGAACAAAGATTATGTTGTTGCAGAGCATCAAGCACTCCTTAGTGCCTCCAAATGCTCTTTTGTTTCAGGCTTGTTCCCTCTTTTACCTGAAGAATCTGCAAAACAATCAAAGTTCTCCTCAATAGGTTCTCAATTCAAG CAACAACTGCAATCATTGCTTGAAACGCTAAGTGCCATTGAGCCTCACTACATACGCTGTGTAAAGCCAAATAATCAACTCAAACCGGCCATATTTGAAAATAGTGCTGTTTTACAGCAGCTTTGCTGCGGG GGAGTAATGGAGGCAATTCGGATTAGTTGTGCTGGATATCCAACTAGAAAGACATTTGCAGAATTTACAAGTCGTTTTAAAGTTCTGGCACCTGAGGTTCTAAATGGAAG CGTTGATGAGGTCACTGCATGCAAGAAGCTTTTACAAAAGGTCAACCTCAAGGGATATCAG GTTGGGAAAACAAAAGTGTTCCTCAGGGCTGGCCAGATGGCAGAATTAGATGCTTATCGAAGTGAGGTATTGGAAAGATCGGCTAGCATTGTGCAGAGAAAAGTTCGCTCCTACCTATGTCGCAAAAAATTTGTCCTGTTGCAGTTGTCTGCCATCCAAGTCCAAGCCTTATGTAGAG GACAAGTTGCACGCCGTCGATATGAAAACATGAGAAGGGAAGCTGCTTCTGTGATTATCCAGAAATATGGTCGCTCGTATCTTTCTAGGAATGGTTATAAAAACTTGTGCTCTTCAGCTGTTTCTATTCAAACTGGTATGCGAGGGCTGGCTGCTCGTAAGGAGCTTAGGTCCAGGAGGAAAACAAGGGCTGCAACTGTGATACAG AGTCATTGCCGGAAACACTTAGCCCATGCTTGTTATTTGAGGATGAAGAAAGCAGCTATTGTGTGGCAATGTGGTTGGAGACAAATAGTTGCTCGTAAAGAGTTGCGGAAGCTAAAGATG GCTGCAAAGGAAACTGGTGCTCTCCAAGAAGCCAAAAATAAGCTGGAAAAGGAAGTTGAAGAGCTAAGCTGGCGCCTGCAGCTGGAGAAGCAAATGAGG GCTGACATGGAAGAGgccaaaacaaaggaaaatgcGAAGTTGCAGTCTGCTTTGAAAGAGATGCAACTTGAATTTCAAGAAACTAAATCCCTGCTTATGAAGGAACGTGAAGCTGCAGCAACAGCATCAGAGGAGGCAGCAAAAGCAGCTGAGGCTGCAGCAAAAGTAGCTGAACAAGTGCCAGTTGTACAGGAGGTTTCAGTTGTTGATCAGGAAATAGTCAATAAGCTTACTGCTGAAAATGAGCAGCTCAAG GCCCTCGTAGACTcactggaaaagaagattgatgaaacaaagaaaaagtttGAAGAAACAAGCAGGCTCAGTGAAGAGCGGCTCAAGCAGGCTACGGAGGCAGAATCGAAGATAATTGATTTGAAGACTTCCATGCAGAG GCTAGAAGAAAAACTTTCTGACATAGAAACCGAGGACCAAATTTTGCGTCAGCAAGCATTAAAGATGTCAGCTTCTATGAAAATGTCAGAGCATTTGGCAGGAATAGAAACTCAG CCTTTGGGGAATGGTCATCAT GAACCACTGAGACCTACACCATCAAAGAAATTTGGCTCAGAGTCTTTCAGGAAATCCCAAATTGAAAGACAACAT GAGGGTGTAGATACTCTTATGAAATGCGTGACAGGTAATCTTGGGTTCAGTGAAGGAAAGCCAGTGGCCGCAATAACACTATACAAATGTCTTCTCCACTGGAAATTATTTGAAGCGGAAAAAACTAGTGTATTTGACCGACTTATTCAGATAATTGGTTCTGAAATTGAG GACCAGGATAACAATGATCATATGGCTTATTGGCTTTCCAATACATCTACATTGTTGTTCTTGCTCCAGCGGAGTTTAAGAACTGCTCCACGAAAACCTCCTACTCCTACATCTTTATTTGGAAGGATGACCCAA GGCTTCCGATCGTCTTCTACCAATCTTTCAGTTGGTGCTTCTGATTTAGTGCGGCAGGTTGAGGCCAAGTATCCGGCTTTGCTCTTTAAGCAGCAACTTACAGCATACGTAGAAAAGATATATGGAATCGTCCGAGACAATTTGAAGAAGGAATTATCACTTCATCTTTCTTCTTGCATCCAG GCACCCAAAACAGCAAAAAGTGGTGTTTCAAAATCACCTGAAGGATCAACTGGGAACAGTCCTCAGGCTAATCCTTGGAATAGCATCATTGCAAATCTTAGTGGGTTTCTCTCTACATTGAACGAAAATTGT GTGCCTCCAATTCTTGTCCAGAAGATATTTACTCAAATGTTCTCATATATCAATGTACAGATTTTTAATAG CCTTCTTCTTCGTCAAGAGTGCTGCACCTTCAACAATGGCCAATATGTGAAGAATGGGCTAGCTGAATTGGAGCTATGGTGTAACCTAGCAAAAGAAGAG TATGCTGGCTCATCATGGGATGAACTCAAATATATTAGGCAGGCTGTAGGATTCTTG GTTCTACACCAAAAGTCCAGAATCTCCTATGATGAACTAACAAATGACCTATGCCCT GCATTGAGTGTTCAACAACTTCATAGAGTATGCACACTATTTTTGGATGACGATTACAACTCTCAAAGTGTTGCCCCTGAT GTCATTTCAAGCATGAACTTTCTAATGACAGATGACTCCAGCGGTGAAGATAGCAGCTCCTTTTTGCTGGATGACAATTCCAG CCTTCCTTTCTCAATTGAAGATATATCTGGTTCCATGCAAGACCAGAGCTATTCAGATGTAAAACCTCCTGCAGAGCTTTTGGAGAATCCAGACTTCCACTTTTTACAGGAGTAA
- the LOC126606965 gene encoding myosin-8-like isoform X2, which translates to MAANVNLVVGSHVWVEDPEEAWIDGEVVGVNNEEIEINCTSGKTVTVTASSVYPKDPEFPQCGVDDMTKLAYLHEPGVLQNLKSRYTINEIYTYTGSILIAVNPFRRLPHLYDNHMMEQYKGVTLGELSPHPFAIADAAYRQMINEGISQAILVSGESGAGKTESTKMLMRYLAHMGGRAVSEGRSVEQQVLESNPVLEAFGNAKTVRNNNSSRFGKFVELQFDKTGRISGAAIRTYLLERSRVCQVSDPERNYHCFYMLCSAPPEDVEKYKLGNLRTFHYLNQSNCYELDGVDDSKEYLTTRKAMDVVGISSDEQDAIFRVVAAILHLGNVNFAKENETDSSEPKDDKSRFHLKTAAELFMCDEKSLEDSLCKRVIVTRDETITKSLDPDSAAISRDALAKIVYSRLFDWLVNKINNSIGQDPDSKNLIGVLDIYGFESFKTNSFEQFCINLTNEKLQQHFNQHVFKMEQEEYTKEEIDWSYIEFIDNQDILDLIEKKPGGIIALLDEACMFPRSTHETFSQKLYQTFKDHKRFNKPKLSPTDFTICHYAGDVTYQTEFFLDKNKDYVVAEHQALLSASKCSFVSGLFPLLPEESAKQSKFSSIGSQFKQQLQSLLETLSAIEPHYIRCVKPNNQLKPAIFENSAVLQQLCCGGVMEAIRISCAGYPTRKTFAEFTSRFKVLAPEVLNGSVDEVTACKKLLQKVNLKGYQVGKTKVFLRAGQMAELDAYRSEVLERSASIVQRKVRSYLCRKKFVLLQLSAIQVQALCRGQVARRRYENMRREAASVIIQKYGRSYLSRNGYKNLCSSAVSIQTGMRGLAARKELRSRRKTRAATVIQSHCRKHLAHACYLRMKKAAIVWQCGWRQIVARKELRKLKMAAKETGALQEAKNKLEKEVEELSWRLQLEKQMRADMEEAKTKENAKLQSALKEMQLEFQETKSLLMKEREAAATASEEAAKAAEAAAKVAEQVPVVQEVSVVDQEIVNKLTAENEQLKALVDSLEKKIDETKKKFEETSRLSEERLKQATEAESKIIDLKTSMQRLEEKLSDIETEDQILRQQALKMSASMKMSEHLAGIETQEPLRPTPSKKFGSESFRKSQIERQHEGVDTLMKCVTGNLGFSEGKPVAAITLYKCLLHWKLFEAEKTSVFDRLIQIIGSEIEDQDNNDHMAYWLSNTSTLLFLLQRSLRTAPRKPPTPTSLFGRMTQGFRSSSTNLSVGASDLVRQVEAKYPALLFKQQLTAYVEKIYGIVRDNLKKELSLHLSSCIQAPKTAKSGVSKSPEGSTGNSPQANPWNSIIANLSGFLSTLNENCVPPILVQKIFTQMFSYINVQIFNSLLLRQECCTFNNGQYVKNGLAELELWCNLAKEEYAGSSWDELKYIRQAVGFLVLHQKSRISYDELTNDLCPALSVQQLHRVCTLFLDDDYNSQSVAPDVISSMNFLMTDDSSGEDSSSFLLDDNSSLPFSIEDISGSMQDQSYSDVKPPAELLENPDFHFLQE; encoded by the exons ATG GCTGCCAATGTCAATTTGGTGGTTGGTTCTCATGTTTGGGTCGAGGATCCTGAGGAAGCCTGGATTGATGGAGAAGTTGTAGGAGTCAATAATGAAGAGATTGAAATAAACTGTACATCAGGGAAGACG GTTACAGTCACAGCATCTAGTGTATACCCAAAGGATCCTGAATTTCCTCAATGTGGTGTAGACGATATGACAAAGTTGGCTTATCTACATGAACCAGGGGTTTTGCAGAATTTAAAAAGTCGATACACTATAAATGAAATATAT ACTTATACAGGAAGTATATTGATAGCTGTGAACCCTTTCCGGAGGTTACCTCATTTATATGATAATCATATGATGGAGCAGTATAAAGGGGTGACTTTAGGTGAGCTGAGTCCACATCCTTTTGCCATTGCTGATGCTGCCTACAG aCAGATGATTAACGAGGGAATAAGCCAGGCAATTTTGGTCAGTGGGGAAAGTGGAGCCGGAAAAACGGAAAGTACAAAGATGCTTATGCGTTATCTTGCCCATATGGGTGGAAGAGCTGTATCTGAGGGGCGGTCTGTGGAACAGCAAGTCCTGGAG TCTAACCCTGTTCTCGAAGCATTTGGTAATGCAAAGACTGTCAGAAACAATAATTCCAG TCGTTTTGGTAAGTTCGTGGAGCTTCAGTTTGATAAAACGGGGAGAATCTCAGGAGCTGCCATTAGAACTTATTTATTGGAGCGATCCCGAGTTTGTCAAGTATCTGATCCAGAGAGAAATTACCATTGCTTTTATATGCTCTGTTCTGCACCTCCAGAG GATGTTGAGAAGTACAAATTGGGAAATCTAAGAACATTTCATTATTTAAATCAGTCAAACTGCTATGAGCTGGACGGGGTGGATGATTCTAAGGAGTACCTCACAACTAGGAAAGCTATGGATGTGGTTGGGATCAGCTCTGATGAGCAG GATGCAATATTTCGTGTTGTAGCTGCAATACTTCATTTAGGCAATGTTAACTTTGCAAAGGAGAATGAAACTGATTCTTCTGAACCCAAGGATGATAAATCTCGGTTCCATCTCAAAACTGCTGCTGAACTTTTCAT GTGTGATGAAAAATCTCTTGAAGATTCTTTGTGCAAACGTGTGATTGTGACCCGTGATGAGACCATAACGAAAAGCTTGGATCCAGATTCTGCAGCCATCAGTAGAGACGCATTGGCCAAAATTGTTTATTCAAGATTATTTGATTG GCTTGTGAACAAGATAAATAACTCTATTGGTCAGGATCCTGATTCCAAAAATTTGATTGGAGTTCTGGATATTTATGGATTCGAGAGTTTCAAGACAAACAG CTTCGAGCAATTTTGTATCAATTTGACAAATGAAAAATTGCAGCAGCATTTCAACCAG CATGTGTTCAAGATGGAGCAAGAAGAATATACTAAAGAAGAAATTGATTGGAGTTACATAGAGTTCATCGATAATCAGGATATTCTTGATCTCATTGAAAAG AAGCCTGGTGGCATCATTGCTCTTCTGGATGAGGCTTG TATGTTCCCAAGATCAACACATGAAACATTTTCACAGAAGCTTTATCAAACTTTCAAAGACCATAAACGTTTTAACAAGCCGAAATTGTCGCCTACCGACTTTACCATTTGCCATTATGCTGGTGAT gttacttatcaaacagAGTTCTTCCTGGATAAGAACAAAGATTATGTTGTTGCAGAGCATCAAGCACTCCTTAGTGCCTCCAAATGCTCTTTTGTTTCAGGCTTGTTCCCTCTTTTACCTGAAGAATCTGCAAAACAATCAAAGTTCTCCTCAATAGGTTCTCAATTCAAG CAACAACTGCAATCATTGCTTGAAACGCTAAGTGCCATTGAGCCTCACTACATACGCTGTGTAAAGCCAAATAATCAACTCAAACCGGCCATATTTGAAAATAGTGCTGTTTTACAGCAGCTTTGCTGCGGG GGAGTAATGGAGGCAATTCGGATTAGTTGTGCTGGATATCCAACTAGAAAGACATTTGCAGAATTTACAAGTCGTTTTAAAGTTCTGGCACCTGAGGTTCTAAATGGAAG CGTTGATGAGGTCACTGCATGCAAGAAGCTTTTACAAAAGGTCAACCTCAAGGGATATCAG GTTGGGAAAACAAAAGTGTTCCTCAGGGCTGGCCAGATGGCAGAATTAGATGCTTATCGAAGTGAGGTATTGGAAAGATCGGCTAGCATTGTGCAGAGAAAAGTTCGCTCCTACCTATGTCGCAAAAAATTTGTCCTGTTGCAGTTGTCTGCCATCCAAGTCCAAGCCTTATGTAGAG GACAAGTTGCACGCCGTCGATATGAAAACATGAGAAGGGAAGCTGCTTCTGTGATTATCCAGAAATATGGTCGCTCGTATCTTTCTAGGAATGGTTATAAAAACTTGTGCTCTTCAGCTGTTTCTATTCAAACTGGTATGCGAGGGCTGGCTGCTCGTAAGGAGCTTAGGTCCAGGAGGAAAACAAGGGCTGCAACTGTGATACAG AGTCATTGCCGGAAACACTTAGCCCATGCTTGTTATTTGAGGATGAAGAAAGCAGCTATTGTGTGGCAATGTGGTTGGAGACAAATAGTTGCTCGTAAAGAGTTGCGGAAGCTAAAGATG GCTGCAAAGGAAACTGGTGCTCTCCAAGAAGCCAAAAATAAGCTGGAAAAGGAAGTTGAAGAGCTAAGCTGGCGCCTGCAGCTGGAGAAGCAAATGAGG GCTGACATGGAAGAGgccaaaacaaaggaaaatgcGAAGTTGCAGTCTGCTTTGAAAGAGATGCAACTTGAATTTCAAGAAACTAAATCCCTGCTTATGAAGGAACGTGAAGCTGCAGCAACAGCATCAGAGGAGGCAGCAAAAGCAGCTGAGGCTGCAGCAAAAGTAGCTGAACAAGTGCCAGTTGTACAGGAGGTTTCAGTTGTTGATCAGGAAATAGTCAATAAGCTTACTGCTGAAAATGAGCAGCTCAAG GCCCTCGTAGACTcactggaaaagaagattgatgaaacaaagaaaaagtttGAAGAAACAAGCAGGCTCAGTGAAGAGCGGCTCAAGCAGGCTACGGAGGCAGAATCGAAGATAATTGATTTGAAGACTTCCATGCAGAG GCTAGAAGAAAAACTTTCTGACATAGAAACCGAGGACCAAATTTTGCGTCAGCAAGCATTAAAGATGTCAGCTTCTATGAAAATGTCAGAGCATTTGGCAGGAATAGAAACTCAG GAACCACTGAGACCTACACCATCAAAGAAATTTGGCTCAGAGTCTTTCAGGAAATCCCAAATTGAAAGACAACAT GAGGGTGTAGATACTCTTATGAAATGCGTGACAGGTAATCTTGGGTTCAGTGAAGGAAAGCCAGTGGCCGCAATAACACTATACAAATGTCTTCTCCACTGGAAATTATTTGAAGCGGAAAAAACTAGTGTATTTGACCGACTTATTCAGATAATTGGTTCTGAAATTGAG GACCAGGATAACAATGATCATATGGCTTATTGGCTTTCCAATACATCTACATTGTTGTTCTTGCTCCAGCGGAGTTTAAGAACTGCTCCACGAAAACCTCCTACTCCTACATCTTTATTTGGAAGGATGACCCAA GGCTTCCGATCGTCTTCTACCAATCTTTCAGTTGGTGCTTCTGATTTAGTGCGGCAGGTTGAGGCCAAGTATCCGGCTTTGCTCTTTAAGCAGCAACTTACAGCATACGTAGAAAAGATATATGGAATCGTCCGAGACAATTTGAAGAAGGAATTATCACTTCATCTTTCTTCTTGCATCCAG GCACCCAAAACAGCAAAAAGTGGTGTTTCAAAATCACCTGAAGGATCAACTGGGAACAGTCCTCAGGCTAATCCTTGGAATAGCATCATTGCAAATCTTAGTGGGTTTCTCTCTACATTGAACGAAAATTGT GTGCCTCCAATTCTTGTCCAGAAGATATTTACTCAAATGTTCTCATATATCAATGTACAGATTTTTAATAG CCTTCTTCTTCGTCAAGAGTGCTGCACCTTCAACAATGGCCAATATGTGAAGAATGGGCTAGCTGAATTGGAGCTATGGTGTAACCTAGCAAAAGAAGAG TATGCTGGCTCATCATGGGATGAACTCAAATATATTAGGCAGGCTGTAGGATTCTTG GTTCTACACCAAAAGTCCAGAATCTCCTATGATGAACTAACAAATGACCTATGCCCT GCATTGAGTGTTCAACAACTTCATAGAGTATGCACACTATTTTTGGATGACGATTACAACTCTCAAAGTGTTGCCCCTGAT GTCATTTCAAGCATGAACTTTCTAATGACAGATGACTCCAGCGGTGAAGATAGCAGCTCCTTTTTGCTGGATGACAATTCCAG CCTTCCTTTCTCAATTGAAGATATATCTGGTTCCATGCAAGACCAGAGCTATTCAGATGTAAAACCTCCTGCAGAGCTTTTGGAGAATCCAGACTTCCACTTTTTACAGGAGTAA